One genomic segment of Panicum virgatum strain AP13 chromosome 2N, P.virgatum_v5, whole genome shotgun sequence includes these proteins:
- the LOC120658499 gene encoding uncharacterized protein LOC120658499, whose product MGTSAGAATRAGASNSDGAADNVAGSQTPEEADSEQPRTQRNEKQSDKRRFVAAMLSLAMAIRNSNVMSKEDFADDIHEDAELVEKLAEILKVNKHSKAECLRAVKLTCQVVIAMTQDEPSCIQRFNGHSFKESLTEVSKNMAEVDGCVLFAGNDREVIKPARSLASLVREAQGHLGTAQEQGN is encoded by the coding sequence ATGGGAACAAGTGCAGGTGCAGCAACAAGAGCTGGTGCAAGCAATAGTGATGGTGCAGCAGATAATGTTGCAGGAAGCCAGACCCCAGAGGAAGCTGACAGTGAACAGCCTCGCACTCAGAGAAACGAAAAGCAATCTGACAAAAGAAGATTTGTGGCAGCCATGCTATCCCTCGCCATGGCGATCCGCAATAGCAATGTGATGAGCAAAGAAGATTTTGCTGATGATATCCACGAAGATGCAGAACTGGTGGAGAAGCTCGCTGAGATACTGAAGGTAAACAAGCACAGCAAGGCTGAATGTTTGAGGGCGGTGAAGCTTACCTGCCAGGTGGTGATTGCAATGACTCAAGACGAGCCCAGCTGCATCCAACGTTTCAATGGGCATAGCTTCAAGGAATCACTGACAGAGGTTTCGAAAAACATGGCGGAGGTTGATGGCTGCGTGCTCTTTGCTGGGAACGATCGTGAGGTGATCAAGCCTGCCAGGTCTCTCGCTTCTCTTGTGAGGGAAGCACAGGGACACCTAGGGACAGCACAAGAACAGGGTAACTGA
- the LOC120659079 gene encoding uncharacterized protein LOC120659079 — MACTPPPSPKAAAAKAAQDDEIARRTAQEATNAAALEAQRLAKERQDAHDTALARALKAEEEAAATTRSRDAALECAAAEAAIVPPKSSRFVTDSAPADLHAAMLLHEAAALLNLHAQAVAVTNIRSLVSIILDVDSGNFKRWCDQFLLTLGKFSLQDHVYLDASAAASPDWTRMDCGVKSWILGTLTDDLAEIISSQGASAKDAWLAVESLFLGNREACSIQLETKFRNFVQGDLSVTDYCRRMKKMADDLVVTGEIVTNRTLVLNVIRGLNERFTHIGTLLRRARPFPSFLEARDDLVLEEISLENQQTPAAALTASTKSAASAPQQQQDENKTSTPFEIKLIV, encoded by the exons ATGGCCTGCACCCCGCCGCCATCTCCCAAAGCCGCCGCTGCCAAGGCTGCCCAGGACGACGAGATCGCCCGGCGCACGGCTCAGGAAGCCAccaacgccgccgccctggAAGCCCAGCGCCTTGCCAAGGAGCGGCAAGACGCCCATGACACTGCCTTGGCGCGCGCCCTCAAGGCtgaagaggaggccgccgccaccacccgctCCCGCGACGCTGCCCTCgagtgcgccgccgccgaggccgcgatCGTCCCTCCAAAGTCGTCGCGGTTCGTCACCGACAGCGCCCCCGCCGATCTTCACGCGGCCATGCTCCTTCACGAGGCTGCTGCCCTCTTGAATTTGCATGCCCAGGCGGTCGCCGTCACCAACATCCGCAGTCTCGTCTCAATCATCCTCGACGTCGACTCCGGTAACTTTAAGCGCTGGTGTGATCAGTTTCTGCTCACCCTCGGCAAGTTCTCCCTCCAGGATCATGTCTACCTCGacgcctctgctgctgcctccccGGACTGGACACGCATGGACTGCGGTGTCAAGTCCTGGATCCTCGGGACCCTCACCGACGACCTCGCCGAGATCATCTCCTCCCAAGGCGCCTCTGCCAAGGATGCCTGGCTCGCCGTCGAGTCCCTCTTCCTCGGCAACCGGGAGGCGTGCTCCATCCAACTGGAGACGAAGTTCCGCAACTTCGTCCAAGGCGACCTCTCCGTCACCGACTACTGTCGccgcatgaagaagatggctgaCGACCTCGTCGTCACCGGTGAGATCGTCACCAATCGGACACTCGTCCTCAACGTCATCCGAGGCCTCAACGAGCGCTTCACCCACATTGGGACACTTCTCCGACGCGCCCGTCCCTTCCCCAGCTTCCTGGAGGCCCGTGATGACCTCGTCCTTGAGGAAATCTCTCTGGAGAATCAGCAaacccctgccgccgccctcaCCGCCTCCACCAAGTCTGCGGCCTCTGcccctcagcagcagcag GATGAGAATAAGACATCAACACCATTTGAGATCAAGCTCATCGTGTGA